A window of the Vanessa cardui chromosome 27, ilVanCard2.1, whole genome shotgun sequence genome harbors these coding sequences:
- the LOC124541071 gene encoding thyroglobulin-like: MAARNVLLFMCFMLCSIYVNCDILCEQGFCRGHINDDNQCSTPAPECAINNATHTGLWLPSPTICNCCSFCLPFYQLGQPCSLGGSGNGITIGRCGDGLTCDNSTRKCVRMKTKCHDAQDDYDARHARGETGSFENRPSCDEKGKFASFHCVPSQTCFCQSEDGERLFGEVLYTGRFMNMPCRCSRMAHKIQTLIAKDLPYPVFGMRCTADGNYNPVQCIENMCYCVNRITGERIPGHSVDLDTTHISELPCYDEKLDLFPKTEDSEPPYEYTTPCFNSVQERRDLIDKSIEEGYNVEYFSTFGSISCLPDGTFGRMTINSNGSKICVNERGEKLGNYEAPANTPQFNDMDCKCALSTTVMTSSNEPPRCCKNGNFRPIQCHRGTCRCVDSDGRQIGRESTDVTRLPCYTQDWRNC; this comes from the exons ATGGCCGCGAGaaatgtattattgtttatGTGTTTCATGCTTTGTTCGATATACGTAAATTGTGACATTTTATGTGAACAAGGATTTTGTAGA GGACATATTAATGATGATAACCAATGTTCAACGCCTGCCCCAGAGTGTGCGATTAATAATGCAACCCATACGGGGTTATGGTTGCCATCACCTACTATATGTAATTGCTGCTCGTTCTGTTTGCCGTTCTATC AATTGGGTCAGCCATGCAGTTTAGGTGGATCGGGCAATGGAATAACAATTGGCAGATGTGGTGATGGATTAACTTGCGATAACTCAACACGCAAATGTGTTAGAA TGAAAACAAAATGTCACGATGCACAGGACGACTACGATGCCCGACACGCTAGAGGAGAAACAGGTTCTTTTGAGAATCGCCCCAGCTGCGACGAGAAAGGAAAATTCGCTTCCTTCCATTGCGTGCCTTCTCAAAC ATGTTTCTGCCAATCGGAGGATGGGGAAAGATTGTTCGGGGAGGTTCTATATACAGGCCGGTTTATGAATATGCCTTGTC gttgtTCCCGCATGGCTCACAAAATCCAGACGTTAATAGCGAAAGACTTACCGTACCCAGTATTCGGTATGAGATGTACTGCGGATGGGAATTATAATCCTGTGCAGTGTATAGAGAACATGTGCTATTGCGTAAACAGAATCACTGGTGAAAGGATACCTGGTCACAGTGTAGATTTGGATACTACCCACATATCCGAATTGCCGTGct ATGACGAAAAATTGGACTTGTTCCCGAAGACAGAAGACAGTGAGCCTCCGTATGAATACACCACGCCTTGTTTCAACAGTGTGCAAGAAAGACGAGATCTAATAGACAAAAGTATTGAGGAAGGATATAATGTTGAATATTTCTCTACGTTTGGTTCCATTAGCTGTCTACCAGACGGAACTTTTGGGAGAATGACTATAAATTCGAATGGATC AAAGATTTGCGTGAACGAGCGTGGAGAGAAGTTAGGAAATTACGAGGCTCCAGCGAACACACCTCAGTTTAACGATATGGACTGca AGTGCGCGCTGTCAACGACAGTAATGACGTCATCAAATGAACCACCACGGTGCTGCAAGAACGGCAACTTCAGGCCGATTCAATGTCACAGAGGAACGTGTCGTTGTGTAGACTCAGACGGACGACAAATTGGACGAGAATCAACAGATGTTACAAGATTACCATGTTACACACAAGATTGGAGGAACTGCTGA